The following are from one region of the Myxocyprinus asiaticus isolate MX2 ecotype Aquarium Trade chromosome 2, UBuf_Myxa_2, whole genome shotgun sequence genome:
- the LOC127413506 gene encoding transmembrane protein 151B-like isoform X2, whose protein sequence is MQETTVDAEEPLLNGSGREEQHPVKQSLAASLCRESHWKCLLITLLMFGCFGTLAWCNLCKVPVLAPTEPEAAVVEPGYPSTTLTSASVYIPDELDLESPCSSGYIYIPLAFLAMLYVVYLVECWHCYSKTATLAQAEVVEVYERVQRLQQATPCIWWKAISYHYVRRTRQVTRYRNGDAYTTTQVYHERVNTHAAGSEFDYARYGVKDVSKELRGLMDHPAVRLRFTKCFSFSCARAEAAYLTQRARFFGENEGLDDYMEAREGMHLKNVDFREHILAFPDPDRQPWYARCKVFWLASALLLSWPLRVVAEYRTAYVHYHVEKLFGDADDNSRGDITENGGDTENGNGNGGGIGSSYRAISRVNTVDMTELEWHIRCNQQMVPSYSEALLMDPGAGANQGTNTPPARQGTNLTGGGPTLPVAFASAYLLQSCPRCHHTTSSASLPSRLRGPTAALLSGTMAGMRASRSGGRPGGPGRLVLSRSGFSLGRPQAPRPSSLFHSRSIGGGLAVRGEEGSGGGGFLGLGSRQVEESRRVLEGEGDEEVGNEVEREEEGEREGEGREQQEEVEEEEAREGDRPPTYQDAFFFPVLIVHGEESCHLGEAIS, encoded by the coding sequence CAGCATCCAGTGAAGCAGTCCTTAGCTGCCTCTTTGTGTCGAGAGTCTCACTGGAAGTGTCTTCTCATCACTCTGCTCATGTTCGGCTGTTTCGGCACACTGGCCTGGTGCAACCTCTGCAAAGTTCCAGTTCTAGCTCCAACAGAGCCAGAGGCTGCAGTTGTTGAGCCTGGATACCCCTCTACAACCTTAACTAGTGCCAGTGTCTACATCCCTGATGAATTGGATCTGGAGAGTCCCTGTTCCAGTGGCTACATTTATATTCCTCTTGCTTTTCTGGCCATGCTGTACGTGGTTTATCTGGTGGAATGTTGGCACTGTTACTCCAAGACAGCCACATTGGCTCAAGCAGAGGTTGTGGAAGTGTACGAGCGTGTTCAGAGGCTGCAGCAGGCTACACCCTGCATCTGGTGGAAAGCCATCAGTTACCACTATGTGCGACGGACAAGACAGGTGACACGCTACCGCAATGGGGATGCCTATACTACCACACAAGTGTATCATGAACGTGTAAACACACATGCAGCAGGTTCAGAGTTTGACTATGCACGGTATGGTGTTAAAGATGTATCAAAGGAGCTAAGGGGCCTAATGGATCACCCGGCTGTACGGCTACGCTTCACTAAATGCTTTAGTTTTTCTTGTGCTCGGGCGGAGGCTGCATACCTCACCCAGCGTGCACGATTTTTTGGTGAAAATGAGGGACTGGATGACTACATGGAGGCACGAGAGGGAATGCATTTAAAGAATGTGGACTTTCGTGAGCACATTCTAGCCTTCCCTGACCCTGACAGACAGCCCTGGTATGCCAGGTGCAAAGTTTTTTGGCTGGCCTCAGCCCTACTCCTTTCCTGGCCACTTCGGGTTGTTGCAGAGTATCGCACTGCATATGTGCACTACCACGTAGAAAAACTGTTTGGTGATGCTGATGATAATAGTAGGGGGGACATAACTGAGAATGGTGGGGACACcgaaaatggaaatggaaatggaGGAGGCATTGGATCAAGCTATCGTGCCATTTCTCGTGTTAATACAGTGGACATGACAGAGCTGGAGTGGCACATTCGCTGCAACCAGCAAATGGTGCCCAGCTACTCTGAGGCTTTGTTGATGGATCCTGGTGCAGGTGCCAACCAGGGGACCAACACTCCTCCAGCCAGACAAGGGACTAACTTAACAGGGGGTGGCCCAACCCTTCCAGTGGCCTTTGCCTCAGCTTACTTGCTCCAGAGCTGTCCTCGCTGCCACCACACGACAAGCAGCGCCTCCCTGCCCTCCAGGCTAAGAGGCCCAACAGCAGCCCTGCTGAGTGGAACGATGGCTGGGATGAGGGCTAGCAGGTCAGGAGGTCGTCCTGGAGGCCCAGGGAGGCTGGTTCTGAGCAGGAGTGGCTTCTCATTGGGGCGTCCTCAGGCTCCTCGCCCTTCCTCCCTCTTTCATTCCCGCAGTATTGGTGGAGGACTAGCAGTAAGAGGAGAAGAGGGAAGTGGGGGAGGAGGCTTTCTAGGTTTGGGGTCTAGACAGGTTGAAGAAAGCAGAAGAGTGCTTGAGGGAGAGGGTGATGAGGAGGTTGGAAATGAGGTGGAAAGAGAGGAAGAGGGTGAGAGGGAAGGGGAGGGAAGAGAGCAACAGGAGGAGGTAGAAGAAGAGGAAGCAAGGGAAGGAGACAGACCTCCTACATATCAAGATGCATTCTTCTTCCCAGTGTTGATTGTGCATGGAGAGGAGAGTTGCCATTTAGGTGAAGCCATTTCCTGA